The Struthio camelus isolate bStrCam1 chromosome 5, bStrCam1.hap1, whole genome shotgun sequence genome has a segment encoding these proteins:
- the JKAMP gene encoding JNK1/MAPK8-associated membrane protein, with translation MRKCLGGAGGVVARLPRMIRAAVDIQPACLGLYCGRTVLSVNGSLESYGECGVCPRGQRTDDNKICRECMESPDRYDWLYLGFMAMLPLVLHWFFIEWYSGKKSSSALFQHITALFECSTAAIFTLLVSEPIGSLYIRSCKVKKLSDWYTMLYNPSPDYITTVHCTHEAVYPLYTIVFIYYAFCLVLMMLLRPLLVKKIACGLGKSDRFKSIYAALYFFPILTVLQAVGGGLLYYAFPYIILVLSLVTLAVYMSASEVESFKDLLVRKKRLVVLFSHWLIHAYGIISISKLDKLEQDLPLLALVPAPALFYLLTAKYTEPSRILSEGGNGH, from the exons ATGCGGAAGTGCCTCGGAGGAGCTGGAGGGGTGGTTGCCAGGTTACCGAGGATGATCCGTGCCG CTGTGGACATCCAGCCCGCCTGCCTCGGGCTGTACTGCGGCCGGACCGTGCTGTCGGTGAACGGCTCCCTGGAGAGCTACGGGGAATGCGGG GTATGTCCTAGAGGACAAAGAACTGATGACAACAAAATCTGTCGTGAATGTATGGAATCTCCAGACCGCTATGACTGGCTATACCTTGGCTTTATGGCCATGCTTCCCCTGGTTTTACACTGGTTCTTTATTGAATGGTATTCGGGAAAAAAGAG TTCCAGTGCACTGTTCCAGCACATCACTGCCTTATTTGagtgcagtactgcagcaatTTTTACACTGCTCGTGAGTGAACCAATTGGCTCTCTGTATATCCGTTCCTGCAAGGTAAAGAAGCTTTCGGACTGGTATACGATGCTTTACAATCCAAGTCCTGATTACATCACCACAGTGCACTGCACTCATGAAGCAGTCTATCCTCT GTACACAATTGTGTTTATATACTATGCCTTCTGTCTTGTGTTAATGATGCTACTTCGACCTCTTCTGGTTAAGAAAATTGCCTGTGGTTTAGGAAAGTCTGATCGGTTTAAAAGCATTTATGCAGCACTCTATTTCTTCCCTATCCTCACTGTGCTTCAGGCGGTTGGAGGAGGCCTGCTCT ATTATGCCTTCCCATATATCATACTGGTGTTATCTTTGGTTACACTGGCTGTGTACATGTCTGCTTCTGAAGTGGAG TCTTTCAAGGATCTTCTTGTCAGGAAGAAAAGGCTCGTTGTCCTCTTCAGCCACTGGTTAATTCATGCCTATGGAATCATTTCCATTTCCAAACTGGATAAGCTTGAGCAGGACCTCCCCTTGCTGGCATTGGTACCTGCTCCTGCCCTCTTCTACTTACTGACTGCAAAGTATACTGAGCCATCACGCATACTCTCGGAAGGTGGAAATGGACATTAA
- the L3HYPDH gene encoding trans-3-hydroxy-L-proline dehydratase isoform X2, with protein sequence MMAAAAAEAGEVEASAGRQLPPHAAAGPVLRTVEMHTGGEPLRIVPQLEAGAAAAGLSLLALRRHMAASLDHLRRALMHEPRGHGGMYGAVVVRGEAAAGADLAALFLHGAGYSAMCGHAVLALGRFALDYGLVAAPRRPETAVRLRCPCGPVTAFVPWDGRRSGNPVRFHSVPAFAAATDLAIDVPGRGKVVVDIGYGGTFYAFLSAEQLGLDVCSSKTRDLVDAASAVTEAVKKQFKPHHPESEDLAFLYGTILTDGKDAFSEEPTTNICVFADEQVDRSPTGSGVTARIALQYHKGLIQLNQTRTFRSSTTGSLFTGKAVKEARFGDYDAVVVEVSGEAFYTGTATFTVEEEDQLKYGFFFK encoded by the exons atgatggcggcggcggcggcagaagcGGGAGAGGTGGAGGCGAGCGCGGGTCGTCAGCTGCCGCCGCACGCGGCCGCGGGCCCGGTGCTGCGCACGGTGGAGATGCACACGGGCGGCGAGCCGCTGCGCATCGTGCCGCAGCTggaggcgggagcggcggcggcggggctgtcGCTGCTGGCGCTGCGGCGGCACATGGCGGCCTCGCTGGACCACTTGCGGCGGGCGCTGATGCACGAGCCGCGGGGCCACGGCGGCATGTACGGCGCCGTGGTGGtgcgcggcgaggcggcggcgggcgccgaccTGGCGGCGCTCTTCCTCCACGGCGCCGGCTACAGCGCCATGTGCGGCCACGCCGTGCTGGCCCTCGGCCGCTTCGCCCTCGACTACGGGCTGgtggcggcgccgcgccgcccggagACCGCCGTGCGCCTCCGCTGCCCCTGCGGGCCCGTCACCGCCTTCGTGCCCTGGGACGGGCGCCGCAGCGGCAACCCCGTCCGCTTCCACAGCGTGCCCGCCTTCGCCGCCGCCACCG ACTTGGCCATCGATGTCCCTGGTCGTGGGAAGGTGGTGGTTGACATCGGTTATGGCGGCACTTTCTATGCGTTTCtcagtgctgagcagctgggcctAGACGTTTGCTCGTCTAAAACCAGAGACCTCGTTGACGCAGCGAGTGCGGTGACAGAAGCGGTGAAGAAACAG TTCAAGCCTCATCATCCTGAAAGTGAAGACCTGGCTTTCCTCTATGGCACCATACTAACGGATGGGAAAGATGCCTTTAGCGAGGAACCCACCACCAACATCTGTGTGTTTGCAGATGAACAG GTCGACCGAAGTCCAACAGGTTCAGGTGTGACAGCTCGCATTGCCTTGCAGTACCATAAGGGACTCATCCAGCTGAATCAGACCAGAACCTTTAGGAGCAGTACCACGGGGTCCTTGTTCACTGGAAAGGCAGTGAAG GAAGCCAGGTTTGGGGACTACGATGCCGTTGTAGTGGAAGTCTCCGGAGAAGCCTTTTACACTGGTACAGCCACCTTCACTGTCGAAGAGGAGGACCAGCTGAAATATGGGTTTTTCTTCAAGTGA
- the L3HYPDH gene encoding trans-3-hydroxy-L-proline dehydratase isoform X3, whose protein sequence is MMAAAAAEAGEVEASAGRQLPPHAAAGPVLRTVEMHTGGEPLRIVPQLEAGAAAAGLSLLALRRHMAASLDHLRRALMHEPRGHGGIAMCGHAVLALGRFALDYGLVAAPRRPETAVRLRCPCGPVTAFVPWDGRRSGNPVRFHSVPAFAAATDLAIDVPGRGKVVVDIGYGGTFYAFLSAEQLGLDVCSSKTRDLVDAASAVTEAVKKQFKPHHPESEDLAFLYGTILTDGKDAFSEEPTTNICVFADEQVDRSPTGSGVTARIALQYHKGLIQLNQTRTFRSSTTGSLFTGKAVKEARFGDYDAVVVEVSGEAFYTGTATFTVEEEDQLKYGFFFK, encoded by the exons atgatggcggcggcggcggcagaagcGGGAGAGGTGGAGGCGAGCGCGGGTCGTCAGCTGCCGCCGCACGCGGCCGCGGGCCCGGTGCTGCGCACGGTGGAGATGCACACGGGCGGCGAGCCGCTGCGCATCGTGCCGCAGCTggaggcgggagcggcggcggcggggctgtcGCTGCTGGCGCTGCGGCGGCACATGGCGGCCTCGCTGGACCACTTGCGGCGGGCGCTGATGCACGAGCCGCGGGGCCACGGCGGCAT CGCCATGTGCGGCCACGCCGTGCTGGCCCTCGGCCGCTTCGCCCTCGACTACGGGCTGgtggcggcgccgcgccgcccggagACCGCCGTGCGCCTCCGCTGCCCCTGCGGGCCCGTCACCGCCTTCGTGCCCTGGGACGGGCGCCGCAGCGGCAACCCCGTCCGCTTCCACAGCGTGCCCGCCTTCGCCGCCGCCACCG ACTTGGCCATCGATGTCCCTGGTCGTGGGAAGGTGGTGGTTGACATCGGTTATGGCGGCACTTTCTATGCGTTTCtcagtgctgagcagctgggcctAGACGTTTGCTCGTCTAAAACCAGAGACCTCGTTGACGCAGCGAGTGCGGTGACAGAAGCGGTGAAGAAACAG TTCAAGCCTCATCATCCTGAAAGTGAAGACCTGGCTTTCCTCTATGGCACCATACTAACGGATGGGAAAGATGCCTTTAGCGAGGAACCCACCACCAACATCTGTGTGTTTGCAGATGAACAG GTCGACCGAAGTCCAACAGGTTCAGGTGTGACAGCTCGCATTGCCTTGCAGTACCATAAGGGACTCATCCAGCTGAATCAGACCAGAACCTTTAGGAGCAGTACCACGGGGTCCTTGTTCACTGGAAAGGCAGTGAAG GAAGCCAGGTTTGGGGACTACGATGCCGTTGTAGTGGAAGTCTCCGGAGAAGCCTTTTACACTGGTACAGCCACCTTCACTGTCGAAGAGGAGGACCAGCTGAAATATGGGTTTTTCTTCAAGTGA
- the L3HYPDH gene encoding trans-3-hydroxy-L-proline dehydratase isoform X1 gives MMAAAAAEAGEVEASAGRQLPPHAAAGPVLRTVEMHTGGEPLRIVPQLEAGAAAAGLSLLALRRHMAASLDHLRRALMHEPRGHGGMYGAVVVRGEAAAGADLAALFLHGAGYSAMCGHAVLALGRFALDYGLVAAPRRPETAVRLRCPCGPVTAFVPWDGRRSGNPVRFHSVPAFAAATDLAIDVPGRGKVVVDIGYGGTFYAFLSAEQLGLDVCSSKTRDLVDAASAVTEAVKKQFKPHHPESEDLAFLYGTILTDGKDAFSEEPTTNICVFADEQVDRSPTGSGVTARIALQYHKGLIQLNQTRTFRSSTTGSLFTGKAVKATRFGDYDAVVVEVSGEAFYTGTATFTVEEEDQLKYGFFFK, from the exons atgatggcggcggcggcggcagaagcGGGAGAGGTGGAGGCGAGCGCGGGTCGTCAGCTGCCGCCGCACGCGGCCGCGGGCCCGGTGCTGCGCACGGTGGAGATGCACACGGGCGGCGAGCCGCTGCGCATCGTGCCGCAGCTggaggcgggagcggcggcggcggggctgtcGCTGCTGGCGCTGCGGCGGCACATGGCGGCCTCGCTGGACCACTTGCGGCGGGCGCTGATGCACGAGCCGCGGGGCCACGGCGGCATGTACGGCGCCGTGGTGGtgcgcggcgaggcggcggcgggcgccgaccTGGCGGCGCTCTTCCTCCACGGCGCCGGCTACAGCGCCATGTGCGGCCACGCCGTGCTGGCCCTCGGCCGCTTCGCCCTCGACTACGGGCTGgtggcggcgccgcgccgcccggagACCGCCGTGCGCCTCCGCTGCCCCTGCGGGCCCGTCACCGCCTTCGTGCCCTGGGACGGGCGCCGCAGCGGCAACCCCGTCCGCTTCCACAGCGTGCCCGCCTTCGCCGCCGCCACCG ACTTGGCCATCGATGTCCCTGGTCGTGGGAAGGTGGTGGTTGACATCGGTTATGGCGGCACTTTCTATGCGTTTCtcagtgctgagcagctgggcctAGACGTTTGCTCGTCTAAAACCAGAGACCTCGTTGACGCAGCGAGTGCGGTGACAGAAGCGGTGAAGAAACAG TTCAAGCCTCATCATCCTGAAAGTGAAGACCTGGCTTTCCTCTATGGCACCATACTAACGGATGGGAAAGATGCCTTTAGCGAGGAACCCACCACCAACATCTGTGTGTTTGCAGATGAACAG GTCGACCGAAGTCCAACAGGTTCAGGTGTGACAGCTCGCATTGCCTTGCAGTACCATAAGGGACTCATCCAGCTGAATCAGACCAGAACCTTTAGGAGCAGTACCACGGGGTCCTTGTTCACTGGAAAGGCAGTGAAGGCAA CCAGGTTTGGGGACTACGATGCCGTTGTAGTGGAAGTCTCCGGAGAAGCCTTTTACACTGGTACAGCCACCTTCACTGTCGAAGAGGAGGACCAGCTGAAATATGGGTTTTTCTTCAAGTGA
- the GPR135 gene encoding G-protein coupled receptor 135 produces MEPAAAWSNLSRGGGNETAAAAGWSAAALASQALALLLIFALSALGNGAVVLVIARHRQLRTVTNAFVLSLSLSELLGALLCLPLAFLSLLSRPPGAWLFGQRLCLASAALHAGLGIAATLTMALLSFDRYCAIVRQPRHKMGRRRAAQLLAAVWLAALALAGPWYGLAGEGRREARPGAYRCVYVLPWGSSRLGPPYGAALIVLCYLLPFALMCFCHYNICRAVRLAESRVRPLTTYGHLLRAYGEMRTATTVLIMIVSIICCWGPYCVLGLAAAAGRLPFSPTMDAVASGMAWANGAINPLIYAARNPNISVLLRRSREGGYRTRNNVAAYLSAPGRRPEPRGRAERVRERYVNRPGGPPASAPSSSSPASGAEVAMWACKNPAVLFCRDGQPDTISEATLQAKADTVDTSL; encoded by the coding sequence ATGGAGCCCGCCGCGGCCTGGAGCAACCTCTCCCGCGGCGGGGGCAatgagacggcggcggcggcggggtggtcggcggcggcgctggcctcGCAGGCGCTGGCGCTGCTGCTCATCTTCGCCCTGTCGGCGCTGGGCAACGGGGCGGTGGTGCTGGTCATCGCCCGGCACCGGCAGCTCCGCACGGTCACCAACGCCTTCGTGCTGTCGCTGTCGCTGTCGGAGCTGCTGGGCGCCCTGCTCTGCTTGCCGCTGGCCTTCCTCAGCCTCttgagccgcccgcccggcgcctgGCTCTTCGGGCAGCGCCTGTGCCTGGCCAGCGCCGCCCTGCACGCCGGGCTGGGCATCGCCGCCACCCTCACCATGGCCCTGCTCTCCTTCGACCGCTACTGCGCCATCgtccgccagccccgccacaagatgggccgccgccgcgccgcccaaCTCTTGGCCGCCgtctggctggcggccctggcccTCGCCGGGCCCTGGTACGGCCTggcgggcgaggggcggcgggaggcTCGGCCCGGCGCCTACCGCTGCGTCTACGTGCTGCCCTGGGGTTCGTCCCGCTTGGGGCCGCCCTACGGCGCCGCCCTCATCGTGCTCTGCTACCTGCTGCCCTTCGCCCTCATGTGCTTCTGCCACTACAACATCTGCCGGGCCGTGCGGCTGGCGGAGAGCCGCGTGCGGCCCCTCACCACCTACGGGCACCTGCTGCGGGCCTACGGCGAGATGCGCACGGCCACCACCGTCCTCATCATGATCGTCTCCATCATCTGCTGCTGGGGACCCTACTGCGTGCTggggctggccgccgccgccggccgcctgccCTTCTCGCCCACCATGGACGCCGTGGCCAGTGGGATGGCCTGGGCCAACGGCGCCATCAACCCCCTCATCTACGCCGCCCGCAACCCCAACATCTCCGTGCTGCTGCGGCGCAGCCGCGAGGGCGGCTACAGGACTAGGAACAACGTGGCCGCCTACCTCTCGGCCCCGGGCCGCCGGCCggagccccggggcagggccgaGCGCGTCCGGGAGCGTTACGTCAACCGGCCCGGCGGTCCCCCGGCCAGCGCCCCGTCCTCCTCCAGCCCGGCCAgtggggcagaggtggccatgtGGGCCTGCAAGAACCCGGCCGTCCTCTTCTGCCGGGACGGGCAGCCCGACACCATCTCGGAGGCCACCTTGCAGGCCAAAGCGGACACGGTCGACACCAGCCTCTGA